The Syntrophorhabdaceae bacterium genome window below encodes:
- a CDS encoding YihY/virulence factor BrkB family protein has translation MIARMIHFFNAGIWEIKFEGLPFFKAAVVRTARIIVMAIHKFQNDHCQRNASVLTYYSLLNIVPLFAVVFAIAKGFGLEKLVFRQIIQLAADANWQPDVTARIIQFSRSLLSHAKGEIIVGVGIVILFWTVISTLGRIEEGFNTIWEAKRSRTIVRKFTDYLSMMVLGPILLALWSSVNVLIVGEVRGFMIDMGFIGSAGTITLFLLKLLPYFSISILLLVVYLVMPNTRVPVGSAVIAAFVSGTLIQAVQWVYITFQIGVSTQSAIYGSFAAIPLFLAWLQISWTIVLFGAEIAHAAENCRTYGFHPDYSRIGQGTRRRLMLRIFHLLVKRFEAGEKPLSVAETSRMLEIPERFVRQILFDLVDVDLVSEITEGARKESRFQPARAIGDITIKQAMDAYEKNEPVADGTQESDRLLLSLQTLFDTMEKSPANVKLKEI, from the coding sequence ATGATCGCAAGGATGATCCATTTCTTCAATGCCGGCATATGGGAGATCAAGTTCGAAGGGCTTCCCTTCTTCAAGGCGGCCGTGGTCCGTACGGCCCGCATCATCGTGATGGCCATCCACAAGTTCCAGAACGATCACTGTCAGCGCAACGCCTCGGTGCTCACCTATTATTCGTTGCTCAACATCGTGCCTCTCTTCGCCGTAGTGTTCGCCATCGCCAAGGGATTTGGATTGGAAAAACTGGTGTTTCGGCAGATAATACAATTGGCCGCGGACGCCAACTGGCAGCCCGACGTCACCGCCAGGATAATCCAGTTCTCCCGTTCCCTCCTCTCTCACGCAAAGGGGGAGATCATTGTGGGCGTGGGGATCGTTATCCTCTTCTGGACGGTCATATCGACGCTCGGCAGGATCGAGGAGGGCTTCAATACGATATGGGAGGCGAAACGGTCCCGTACCATCGTACGCAAGTTCACCGACTACCTGTCGATGATGGTCCTGGGCCCCATCCTCCTTGCCCTCTGGAGCAGTGTGAATGTGCTCATCGTGGGCGAGGTCAGAGGTTTCATGATCGATATGGGCTTCATCGGCTCGGCCGGCACGATCACCCTCTTCCTGCTCAAGCTCCTGCCCTATTTCTCCATCTCGATACTGCTCCTGGTCGTGTACCTTGTCATGCCCAACACAAGGGTGCCCGTCGGGTCAGCCGTAATTGCCGCCTTCGTTTCGGGCACGCTTATCCAGGCGGTCCAGTGGGTCTATATCACGTTCCAGATAGGTGTATCCACGCAAAGCGCCATATATGGCAGTTTTGCGGCAATTCCTCTTTTCCTTGCGTGGCTGCAGATAAGCTGGACGATCGTCCTTTTCGGGGCTGAGATAGCTCATGCGGCGGAGAATTGCAGGACCTACGGGTTCCATCCCGATTATTCCCGTATCGGCCAGGGCACCCGGCGGCGCCTCATGCTCAGGATCTTCCATCTTCTCGTCAAGAGATTTGAGGCGGGTGAGAAGCCTCTTAGCGTCGCGGAAACAAGCAGGATGCTCGAGATCCCCGAGCGTTTCGTCAGACAGATCCTTTTCGATCTTGTCGATGTGGACCTCGTTTCAGAGATAACAGAGGGAGCCCGAAAAGAATCCCGTTTCCAGCCGGCAAGGGCGATCGGCGACATAACGATCAAGCAGGCCATGGATGCCTACGAAAAGAACGAACCCGTCGCTGACGGCACCCAGGAATCCGACAGGCTTCTCCTTTCTCTTCAAACTCTTTTCGACACCATGGAAAAGTCACCGGCAAATGTGAAGCTGAAGGAGATATAG
- a CDS encoding type III pantothenate kinase, giving the protein MLLVIDIGNTNIVFGVYHEGKLVNHWRLSTALGKTVDEYAILLNSLLYIEKIRLSEIHSAIVSCVVPPLLIPFEIVCRKYIGIMPIVIEPGIKTGMPILYENATELGADRIVNAVAGYEKHKKALIIVDFGTATTFDYITPKGEYAGGSIAPGILISLDALFERASKLPRVELVQPKTLISKNTVQAMQAGITYGYVSLVDGIVKRMKEEVRTDPLVIATGGLSSLIYKGSETIDVVDEFLTLEGLKILYEKNKDHHKFK; this is encoded by the coding sequence ATGCTACTTGTCATCGATATCGGAAACACGAACATTGTCTTTGGCGTCTATCATGAGGGCAAGCTTGTCAACCACTGGAGATTGAGCACGGCCCTGGGGAAGACCGTGGACGAATATGCCATCCTTCTCAACAGCCTTCTCTATATCGAAAAGATACGTCTCAGTGAGATACACAGTGCCATTGTGTCCTGTGTCGTGCCGCCGTTGCTCATTCCTTTCGAGATTGTCTGCAGGAAGTACATCGGTATCATGCCGATCGTGATCGAACCGGGAATTAAAACGGGAATGCCCATTCTTTACGAGAACGCGACGGAACTTGGCGCCGACAGGATCGTGAACGCCGTGGCCGGCTATGAGAAGCACAAGAAGGCGCTGATAATAGTTGATTTCGGAACGGCTACCACCTTCGATTACATCACCCCCAAAGGTGAGTATGCCGGCGGCTCCATTGCCCCGGGTATCCTCATTTCTCTGGACGCCCTCTTCGAACGGGCGTCAAAGCTTCCGCGGGTCGAACTTGTCCAGCCCAAGACGCTCATCAGCAAGAACACCGTGCAGGCGATGCAGGCAGGTATTACGTACGGGTATGTGAGCCTCGTCGACGGGATAGTCAAGAGAATGAAAGAGGAAGTCAGGACCGATCCCCTCGTCATTGCGACAGGAGGCCTGTCAAGCCTGATCTACAAGGGTTCCGAGACGATCGACGTCGTCGATGAGTTCCTCACTCTTGAAGGCCTGAAGATCCTGTACGAGAAGAACAAGGACCATCACAAGTTCAAGTGA
- the fusA gene encoding elongation factor G, translating to MKKQPVRLSRIRNIGIAAHIDAGKTTVTERILYYTGRTHKIGEVHEGTAVMDYLPQEQERGITITSAVTTLYWDDHEIQLIDTPGHVDFTIEVERSLRVLDGMVAVFCGVGGVEPQTETVWHQADKYHVPRIAFINKLDRVGSDYFRVIDMIVEKFGADPIPLQIPLGREDGFYGVIDLVTMQAMVWEGDDLGATYQVISIPREYKEEADSYREKLFDKLSLFDDELMELYLEGKEIEPSRIYGALRKGTIALKCIPVLCGAALRNKGIQPLLDAIIRYLPSPLDVPPVTGENPETRELEERRASEDEDLAALAFKIVMEEGRKLTYIRIYSGSIKVGGDVYNVNLGKKEKISRIYKMHANHKDRVEEARAGAIVGIVGLKETSTGHTLTQGKPLLLESIEIYQPVISVAVEASRNVDQEKLIFALQRIAQEDPTFVIKADEDAYQTVVSGMGELHLDVIMHRVREEFGIDLQVGKPQVVYKESIEGSLSREHSFEKVINNVLCKGWVSIAVSPNVRGEGNLIVPRVTEDNPVYPFVNAVEEGISEASNIGVLKGYPLTDVRVEINDATFNNPEFARLTLKMAAYDALRDACRQAGPILLAPIMSLTVTVPNEFLGEIIADLNSRKCHIANITTKDKYTVVDADAPLTNMFGYSTDIRSLSQGRASFTMYFSRYDRIENG from the coding sequence ATGAAAAAACAACCGGTGCGGCTTTCCAGGATCAGAAATATTGGGATCGCTGCTCACATCGACGCCGGAAAGACGACGGTGACAGAGCGCATCCTCTACTATACCGGGCGGACCCACAAGATCGGGGAAGTCCATGAAGGCACGGCCGTCATGGACTATCTGCCCCAGGAACAGGAGCGCGGCATCACCATAACCTCCGCGGTGACCACTCTCTACTGGGACGACCACGAGATCCAACTCATCGACACCCCGGGCCATGTCGATTTCACTATTGAGGTGGAACGCTCCCTGCGGGTCCTCGACGGCATGGTGGCCGTCTTCTGCGGTGTCGGCGGCGTGGAGCCGCAGACCGAAACGGTCTGGCATCAGGCAGACAAATACCATGTTCCCCGGATTGCCTTTATCAACAAGCTTGACCGCGTCGGGTCCGATTACTTCCGTGTTATCGACATGATCGTGGAAAAGTTCGGAGCAGACCCGATACCGCTTCAGATCCCCCTGGGGAGGGAAGACGGTTTCTACGGTGTCATCGATCTTGTGACCATGCAGGCCATGGTCTGGGAGGGCGATGATCTGGGGGCGACATACCAGGTGATCTCCATACCCCGTGAATATAAGGAAGAGGCGGATTCTTACCGGGAGAAGCTCTTCGACAAACTCTCCCTTTTTGATGATGAATTGATGGAGCTCTACCTGGAGGGCAAGGAGATAGAGCCTTCCCGGATCTACGGGGCCCTTCGCAAGGGCACCATCGCCCTCAAGTGCATCCCGGTGCTTTGCGGCGCGGCTCTGAGGAACAAGGGTATCCAGCCGCTCCTCGATGCCATAATCCGTTATCTCCCATCTCCCCTCGATGTCCCTCCCGTAACGGGCGAGAATCCCGAGACCCGGGAACTGGAGGAGCGCCGGGCGAGCGAAGATGAAGACCTTGCGGCCCTGGCGTTCAAGATCGTCATGGAAGAAGGAAGGAAACTGACCTACATACGCATATATTCGGGGTCGATAAAGGTCGGTGGCGACGTCTATAACGTCAACCTCGGAAAAAAGGAAAAAATATCACGCATCTACAAGATGCATGCCAACCACAAGGACCGTGTCGAGGAGGCGAGGGCAGGGGCCATCGTCGGTATTGTCGGTCTCAAGGAGACCTCCACGGGACACACCCTTACCCAGGGCAAACCCCTCCTTCTTGAGTCTATCGAGATCTATCAGCCCGTCATTTCCGTGGCCGTGGAGGCGTCGCGGAACGTGGACCAGGAGAAGCTCATCTTTGCCCTCCAGAGGATAGCCCAGGAAGATCCCACCTTTGTCATCAAGGCCGACGAAGACGCCTACCAGACCGTTGTATCGGGGATGGGCGAACTGCACCTTGATGTTATCATGCACCGTGTCAGGGAGGAATTCGGCATCGACCTTCAGGTGGGCAAGCCCCAGGTCGTGTACAAAGAGAGCATCGAAGGGTCTCTGTCCCGGGAGCACAGCTTTGAAAAGGTCATCAACAATGTTCTGTGCAAGGGCTGGGTATCGATTGCTGTGTCGCCCAATGTCAGGGGGGAGGGTAATCTCATCGTCCCCCGGGTAACGGAAGACAACCCCGTCTATCCTTTTGTGAACGCCGTAGAGGAGGGCATATCAGAGGCGTCCAACATCGGGGTGCTCAAAGGGTATCCCTTGACGGACGTGCGTGTCGAGATCAACGACGCAACCTTCAACAATCCTGAATTTGCCCGGCTTACTTTGAAGATGGCGGCCTATGACGCCCTGAGGGATGCCTGTCGGCAGGCGGGGCCCATATTGCTCGCACCCATCATGTCGCTTACGGTGACGGTCCCCAACGAGTTTCTCGGGGAGATCATTGCCGATCTCAATTCCCGCAAATGCCATATAGCCAATATTACTACGAAGGACAAGTATACCGTCGTCGATGCCGATGCTCCCCTCACAAACATGTTCGGATATTCCACGGATATCAGGTCCCTTTCCCAGGGAAGGGCCTCCTTTACGATGTACTTTTCCCGCTACGACAGGATAGAGAATGGATAA
- a CDS encoding MFS transporter: MDVKASLKRNALFASVLSSFLGPFTASSVTVALPRVGLDLAMDAISLSWVATAYLLSAAAFLVPVGRASDIYGRKKVFLWGMALSNLSALLAAFSTSGTELILWRVIQGIGSSMIFGTGVTIVASVYPVNERGKALGIVLTSVYVGLSAGPFIGGILTDYLGWRSIFFANVVIGMIVIVIILWKIKEEWAEAKGERFDIIGSILYVVAFTAAMSGLTSLPSMRGFSFLVGGLAGLFLFGVWELRVEHPVLEMRLFMNNRAFLFSNLATLINYSSTFAITFLISLYLQYIKKLSPQAAGLILVSQPLVQALLSTFTGKISDRVEPRIVSSMGMISLMIALIFFGFLNEGTQTYLVVLNLLFLGFGFALFVSPNTNAIMSSVDKKFFGVASGTMATMRVIGQTLSMGIVMFVFMLFMGRIQITEQYFGQFLQSTRVTFFIFAFLSFLGVFASLARGRIHKKAGDG; encoded by the coding sequence ATGGATGTTAAGGCAAGCCTCAAGAGAAACGCCCTCTTTGCTTCCGTACTGAGTTCTTTCCTCGGGCCGTTCACCGCTTCGTCCGTCACCGTCGCATTGCCGCGTGTAGGGTTGGACCTTGCGATGGACGCCATCTCATTGAGCTGGGTGGCAACGGCATACCTCCTTTCCGCTGCCGCCTTTCTCGTTCCCGTCGGGAGAGCTTCCGACATATACGGAAGAAAGAAGGTCTTTCTCTGGGGAATGGCGCTCAGCAACCTGTCCGCCCTCCTTGCCGCCTTTTCGACCTCGGGAACGGAGCTTATTCTTTGGAGGGTCATTCAGGGTATCGGGAGTTCCATGATATTCGGAACGGGCGTGACCATTGTCGCCTCCGTTTACCCTGTCAACGAACGGGGCAAGGCGCTCGGCATTGTCCTTACGTCCGTCTATGTGGGTCTTTCAGCCGGGCCTTTCATCGGGGGTATCCTTACGGATTACCTGGGTTGGAGGAGCATCTTCTTCGCCAATGTCGTCATAGGTATGATCGTCATCGTGATAATCCTCTGGAAGATCAAAGAGGAATGGGCGGAGGCAAAGGGTGAACGATTCGACATCATCGGTTCCATCCTCTATGTCGTGGCATTCACGGCGGCAATGTCCGGTCTTACCAGTCTTCCCTCGATGAGGGGGTTCTCTTTTCTTGTTGGCGGTCTCGCGGGGCTTTTCCTTTTTGGCGTCTGGGAATTGAGGGTCGAGCACCCCGTTCTCGAGATGCGCCTTTTCATGAACAACAGGGCCTTTCTCTTTTCCAACCTTGCAACCCTCATAAACTACAGCTCCACCTTCGCCATCACCTTTCTCATCAGCCTCTACCTTCAATACATCAAGAAGCTCAGCCCGCAGGCGGCGGGCCTCATCCTTGTTTCCCAGCCGCTGGTTCAGGCCCTCCTGTCAACTTTTACGGGAAAGATCTCGGACCGGGTGGAGCCGCGCATCGTGTCTTCCATGGGCATGATCTCCCTTATGATAGCGTTGATCTTTTTCGGTTTTCTGAATGAGGGAACGCAAACCTATCTTGTGGTCCTCAACCTCCTCTTTTTGGGCTTCGGTTTTGCCCTTTTTGTCTCTCCCAACACGAATGCCATCATGAGTTCCGTGGACAAGAAGTTCTTCGGCGTTGCTTCGGGCACCATGGCGACGATGCGCGTCATCGGACAGACATTGAGCATGGGCATCGTGATGTTTGTCTTCATGCTTTTCATGGGAAGGATCCAGATAACGGAACAATATTTCGGACAGTTCCTGCAAAGCACGAGGGTGACCTTCTTCATCTTTGCTTTCCTGTCCTTTCTGGGCGTCTTTGCTTCACTGGCAAGGGGGAGGATACACAAGAAGGCAGGTGATGGGTGA
- a CDS encoding adenosylcobalamin-dependent ribonucleoside-diphosphate reductase, which translates to MIDETALKVLRKRYLARDDEGNPLENPEDMFRRVADHVASAERTLDQAQRRELADAYFQIMSDLEFLPNSPTLMNAGRELGQLSACFVLPVEDSLDSIFESVKETARIHQSGGGTGFSFSKLRPAGDVVTSTMGAASGPISFIRVFNMATEVIKQGGTRRGANMGILRVDHPDIEEFVTVKNDPRELNNFNLSVAVTDAFIAACREDGPFSLVNPRNGREARKIRALSLLDLIARSAWGSGEPGLVFLDTINRSNPTPHAGAIEATNPCGEQPLLPYESCCLGSINLVKVLRGEAIDWEKLERLVHLAVRFLDDVIDASRYPLPIIENISKANRKIGLGVMGFAHMLIGLGIPYDSEDAVKMAGGVMGFIEKESKIASRELALHRGVFPNYRGSVWEKKGLPQRNATTTTIAPTGTLSIIAGTSSGIEPLYDIEYTRIIFGGLSVHVVDPLYRKVKDSIDPSRLEHLFRKACDVSPDWHLAIQKAFQGHVDNAVSKTINLPAHTSHEEIRSICLKAHAMGLKGITVFRDTSRDAQILSCRTQQTC; encoded by the coding sequence ATGATCGACGAAACGGCACTCAAGGTACTCCGGAAGAGATACCTTGCACGGGATGATGAGGGAAATCCCCTGGAGAACCCCGAAGATATGTTCCGCCGCGTCGCCGACCATGTGGCATCCGCCGAAAGGACCCTTGATCAGGCACAGAGGCGAGAGCTCGCCGATGCCTATTTCCAGATCATGAGCGACCTGGAATTCCTGCCGAACTCACCCACTCTCATGAACGCCGGACGGGAACTCGGCCAGTTGTCCGCCTGTTTCGTCCTGCCCGTCGAAGACTCCCTGGATTCCATCTTCGAGTCAGTCAAGGAAACCGCCAGGATCCACCAGAGCGGCGGAGGCACCGGGTTTTCCTTTTCGAAGCTCAGGCCTGCGGGTGACGTCGTAACCTCGACAATGGGTGCGGCCAGCGGCCCCATCTCTTTCATCAGGGTCTTCAATATGGCCACCGAGGTCATCAAACAGGGCGGCACCCGGCGGGGTGCCAACATGGGCATCCTCCGCGTGGACCATCCCGATATCGAGGAATTCGTGACCGTCAAGAACGATCCCCGGGAGCTCAACAACTTCAACCTCTCCGTGGCCGTCACAGATGCCTTTATCGCGGCCTGCCGGGAGGATGGGCCATTTTCCCTCGTCAATCCCCGCAACGGTCGAGAGGCGCGAAAGATACGCGCTCTCAGCCTCCTCGACCTTATTGCGCGCTCCGCCTGGGGATCGGGCGAGCCGGGCCTCGTCTTCCTCGACACCATCAACAGGTCGAACCCCACGCCCCACGCCGGCGCCATAGAGGCAACGAACCCGTGCGGTGAACAACCCTTGCTGCCCTACGAATCCTGCTGCCTCGGTTCCATCAATCTCGTGAAGGTCCTCCGAGGCGAGGCAATAGATTGGGAAAAGCTGGAGAGGCTCGTCCATCTGGCGGTGCGTTTCCTCGATGACGTCATAGACGCGAGCAGGTATCCCCTCCCGATAATCGAAAACATTTCGAAGGCAAACAGGAAGATCGGCCTCGGCGTCATGGGCTTTGCCCATATGCTCATCGGCCTCGGCATTCCCTATGATTCTGAGGATGCCGTGAAAATGGCCGGAGGCGTCATGGGCTTCATAGAAAAGGAATCGAAGATAGCCTCCCGTGAGCTGGCGCTGCACAGGGGGGTCTTTCCCAACTACCGGGGAAGCGTCTGGGAAAAGAAAGGCCTCCCGCAGCGGAACGCCACGACGACGACCATCGCCCCGACGGGCACTTTGAGCATCATAGCCGGGACATCGAGCGGTATCGAACCGCTCTACGACATCGAGTACACACGGATCATCTTCGGCGGGCTCAGCGTCCACGTCGTCGACCCGCTGTACAGGAAGGTGAAGGATTCCATCGATCCCTCCCGTCTCGAACACCTCTTCAGAAAAGCCTGCGACGTGAGCCCCGACTGGCACCTGGCGATACAGAAGGCCTTTCAGGGCCATGTCGACAACGCCGTCTCCAAGACCATAAACCTGCCCGCGCACACCTCTCACGAGGAGATACGCTCCATCTGCCTCAAGGCCCACGCAATGGGCCTCAAGGGTATCACCGTCTTCCGCGACACCAGCAGGGACGCCCAGATCCTGTCCTGCAGAACACAGCAAACGTGCTAA
- a CDS encoding universal stress protein, which yields MLKPTKILVPTDFSEYSDKALKQGIDIARQYNAQVYLLHVIPVELAHVVVDYAIPIEAIETFEKQQTELALENMKTQLAKFPEARGVEVFMDIGRGIAYDEILEEEERKGIDLIVIASLGRTGLAKYFIGSVARNVLIHAICPVLLTK from the coding sequence ATGTTGAAACCAACAAAGATTCTGGTGCCGACGGATTTCTCGGAATATTCAGACAAGGCCCTCAAGCAGGGCATCGATATTGCGCGGCAATACAATGCGCAGGTATACCTTCTCCACGTCATCCCCGTGGAGCTCGCGCATGTTGTCGTGGATTATGCCATTCCCATAGAGGCAATCGAAACCTTTGAAAAGCAGCAGACAGAGCTCGCTCTGGAGAATATGAAGACACAGCTGGCGAAGTTTCCCGAGGCCCGGGGCGTAGAGGTCTTCATGGATATCGGAAGGGGTATCGCCTACGACGAGATACTCGAGGAAGAAGAGAGAAAAGGCATCGACCTGATAGTCATCGCCTCCCTGGGCAGAACTGGACTCGCAAAGTATTTCATAGGTTCCGTTGCCAGGAACGTCCTGATACACGCCATCTGCCCGGTATTGCTGACGAAGTGA
- a CDS encoding enoyl-CoA hydratase-related protein, translated as MKTPPMLYSKEENIAILTINRPQARNAFSPEMIRLWRQYLEEARGDDSVTVIVVTGTGDTFCSGGDIRDMAEGKLRSWDMKRFLWEGVHRVILTLEDLDKPVIAAINGAAMGAGMDMAIMCDLRVCSDRARLGESYIQMGLVPGDGGAWFLPRLVGVSKAMELFLTADILSAQEALSLGIVNRVVAHENLMEETMGLARKIAQKPPLAVRMMKRAVYQGTTSTLRAHLDYISSQLSLLSETSDHVEAARAFLEKRKPVFTGK; from the coding sequence ATGAAGACACCCCCCATGCTTTATTCCAAAGAGGAGAACATAGCCATACTCACCATCAACAGGCCTCAGGCGCGCAATGCGTTCAGCCCTGAAATGATAAGGCTGTGGCGCCAATATCTTGAAGAGGCGCGGGGCGACGACAGCGTCACCGTCATCGTCGTCACGGGAACGGGAGACACCTTCTGCTCGGGAGGCGACATCCGGGACATGGCGGAGGGAAAGCTCCGGTCATGGGACATGAAACGATTTCTGTGGGAAGGGGTCCATCGCGTCATCCTGACCCTCGAGGACCTCGACAAGCCCGTTATCGCAGCGATCAACGGCGCCGCCATGGGGGCCGGCATGGACATGGCCATCATGTGCGACCTCAGGGTCTGCTCCGATAGGGCGAGGCTCGGCGAATCGTACATTCAGATGGGCCTCGTCCCCGGGGACGGAGGGGCCTGGTTCCTCCCAAGACTGGTCGGTGTCTCAAAGGCCATGGAGCTTTTTCTTACGGCCGACATCCTCAGCGCGCAGGAGGCTTTGTCGCTCGGCATCGTCAACCGTGTCGTGGCCCATGAGAACCTTATGGAAGAAACCATGGGACTTGCCCGCAAAATTGCACAAAAACCGCCTCTGGCGGTGAGAATGATGAAACGGGCCGTTTACCAGGGGACGACGAGCACACTGAGAGCCCACCTCGACTACATCTCGTCACAGCTCTCCCTGCTTTCCGAGACCAGTGACCACGTGGAGGCTGCGCGGGCATTCCTGGAAAAAAGAAAACCGGTGTTTACGGGAAAATAA
- a CDS encoding biotin--[acetyl-CoA-carboxylase] ligase: MDNLSEVLRHLRDASGFISGDHIAGRLGVSRTAVWKYMNQLERYGYDIDKSKGKGYRLIDTPDRLYGWEIDRYRSAGSIGSKIIHKDKLDSTNVFAFKQALAGEAEGVCVVAEAQEKGKGRLGRQWSSPQGKNIYLSVILRPSIHPSLVYPITFLSSLAVSDTIGELTGIKATLKWPNDVLVEGRKISGTLIELSTEADMVRFVVIGIGLNVNMGPEDMDKDIKAKATSLLMETKKIYERPRVCGILLSNLERYYGLFKKDGARAICDIWEERAQIRGKHLEINQMGEVFIGTARGIDRDGAILLDIMGVTKKILAGDVNF; encoded by the coding sequence ATGGATAACCTGAGTGAAGTGCTCCGGCACCTGCGTGACGCAAGCGGGTTCATATCGGGCGATCACATTGCCGGGAGGCTTGGTGTATCGCGCACTGCGGTCTGGAAATACATGAACCAGCTCGAGCGCTATGGATACGATATCGACAAGTCGAAGGGGAAGGGCTACCGGCTCATCGACACCCCTGACAGGCTCTATGGCTGGGAGATCGACCGGTACAGGAGCGCGGGCAGCATTGGTTCGAAGATCATTCACAAGGACAAACTGGATTCGACGAACGTCTTCGCTTTCAAACAGGCCCTCGCCGGCGAGGCCGAAGGAGTCTGCGTGGTGGCCGAAGCGCAGGAAAAAGGCAAGGGCAGGCTCGGGAGACAATGGTCTTCTCCCCAGGGGAAAAACATCTATCTCTCGGTGATACTGCGCCCTTCCATCCACCCTTCGCTGGTCTATCCCATAACTTTCCTTTCCTCCCTCGCCGTGTCGGACACGATCGGTGAACTGACGGGCATAAAGGCAACCCTCAAGTGGCCCAACGATGTGCTCGTAGAAGGGAGAAAGATATCGGGGACGCTCATTGAACTCTCCACCGAGGCCGACATGGTGCGGTTCGTCGTTATCGGGATCGGTCTTAACGTTAACATGGGGCCGGAGGACATGGACAAGGACATAAAGGCGAAGGCGACCTCCTTGCTTATGGAGACAAAAAAAATATATGAAAGACCAAGGGTGTGTGGTATTCTTCTGTCGAATCTTGAAAGATATTATGGTCTTTTCAAGAAAGACGGCGCCCGGGCCATCTGCGATATATGGGAAGAAAGGGCCCAGATCAGGGGGAAGCACCTCGAGATAAACCAGATGGGCGAGGTGTTCATCGGGACAGCAAGAGGTATCGACCGCGATGGTGCGATCCTTCTGGATATAATGGGCGTTACGAAAAAAATTCTTGCAGGAGACGTGAACTTCTAA
- a CDS encoding cache domain-containing protein, whose product MGKLSSALALAAITVSLLFPLPALSRSTDIMYPETKQVLSIVEEASQAVAQKGEAAFAEFRKKGSKWLHDDTYVFVIDTQGKVILNPTRPELEGKNQLKLKDAVGKPFIKWFIKEVTDYPGKTQGWSHYVWFKPGQEIPSWKTSFVKYVKTPSGKGYIVGSGSYEMRPEKAFVVDIVDEAAQLVSKEGRGAFATLRDKTGEFNYLTTYVFVIDSRGVDLVNPAFPQHEGRNVLALKDSKGKFFIKDMIAMLAGKDTGWITYSWPKPRTTKPSDKETYVEKVKYGNDVFYVGSGIYLE is encoded by the coding sequence ATGGGTAAGCTCAGCTCAGCACTCGCACTCGCAGCAATCACCGTTTCTCTCTTGTTTCCTCTCCCGGCTCTCTCGCGGTCAACGGACATCATGTACCCCGAAACGAAACAGGTTCTCAGCATCGTTGAGGAGGCTTCACAAGCGGTCGCTCAAAAGGGAGAGGCTGCCTTTGCGGAGTTTCGGAAGAAGGGCAGCAAGTGGCTTCATGACGATACCTACGTGTTTGTCATCGATACACAGGGCAAAGTCATCCTCAACCCCACCCGTCCGGAGCTGGAAGGCAAGAACCAGCTGAAGCTCAAGGACGCTGTGGGAAAACCCTTCATCAAATGGTTCATCAAGGAAGTGACGGACTACCCCGGCAAAACACAGGGATGGTCACACTATGTCTGGTTCAAGCCGGGTCAGGAGATCCCGTCCTGGAAGACGTCTTTCGTCAAGTACGTCAAAACGCCGTCGGGAAAAGGATACATTGTCGGCAGCGGATCATACGAGATGAGACCCGAGAAGGCCTTCGTCGTCGACATCGTCGATGAGGCCGCACAGCTCGTAAGCAAGGAGGGACGCGGCGCCTTCGCTACGCTGCGCGACAAGACGGGGGAGTTCAACTATCTCACCACATATGTCTTTGTCATCGATTCAAGGGGTGTGGATCTTGTCAACCCGGCTTTCCCGCAGCATGAGGGCAGGAACGTTCTCGCCCTCAAGGACAGCAAAGGTAAGTTCTTCATCAAGGATATGATCGCCATGCTTGCCGGCAAGGATACCGGCTGGATCACTTATTCCTGGCCAAAACCGAGGACGACAAAACCGTCCGACAAGGAAACGTACGTGGAGAAGGTCAAATACGGCAATGACGTCTTCTACGTAGGGTCAGGCATATACCTGGAATAA
- a CDS encoding universal stress protein, which yields MLKPTKILVPTDFSRFSVIAYRQAIDIAEQYGAEVHVLHVVEEKVRISIYEYDMADKEISPGSIKRFEGRMRKEAEGRMIKFMNRHPPGDKVKVVSHVVKGTPVTDILQFQKDKSIDLIVISSLGHGALAEYFIGSVARNVLKGATCPVLLTKS from the coding sequence ATGCTGAAACCGACGAAGATCCTGGTACCAACAGATTTCTCACGTTTTTCGGTCATTGCATACAGACAGGCCATCGACATCGCCGAACAGTACGGCGCCGAGGTCCACGTCCTGCATGTAGTCGAAGAAAAGGTCCGCATCAGTATATATGAGTATGATATGGCCGACAAGGAAATCTCCCCGGGGAGCATCAAACGGTTCGAGGGAAGGATGAGAAAAGAGGCCGAGGGAAGGATGATAAAGTTCATGAACAGGCACCCCCCGGGCGACAAGGTGAAAGTAGTTTCACATGTGGTCAAGGGCACCCCTGTTACCGACATACTGCAGTTCCAGAAGGATAAGAGCATAGACCTCATCGTCATTTCCTCTCTTGGCCACGGGGCACTTGCCGAGTATTTCATCGGATCGGTCGCCCGCAACGTTTTGAAGGGCGCCACCTGTCCTGTCCTCTTGACGAAGAGCTGA